One window of Microcoleus vaginatus PCC 9802 genomic DNA carries:
- a CDS encoding TIGR03032 family protein: protein MISDTTHDPSVLNTIHEHDIFGDREFPTWLTQQQISLACTTYQTSRLILIGAAPETKKISAFWRIFDRAMGLYCTRDRIYLSSKYQLWQLDNVLTAGGQHQGYDRLYIPRIAYTTGDIDIHDVAVDSSGQVIFISTLLNCIATLSDRHSCKPLWKPPFISQYINEDRCHLNGLAMVAGEAKYVTASSQSDVVDGWRDRRQNGGIVIDIESDNIIVTGLSMPHSPRWYQDKLWVLNSGRGELGYVDLDTGNFHAIAFCPGYLRGLAFWQNRAIVGLSKPRGGDKTFSGLELDELLIKKDAEPRCGIMVIDINTGTIVHWVRFEGVVTELYDVQIIPEVQRAMALGFQSEEIAQLITLEV, encoded by the coding sequence ATGATTTCTGATACAACCCATGACCCATCAGTTTTGAACACTATCCACGAACATGATATTTTTGGCGATCGCGAGTTTCCAACTTGGCTAACTCAACAACAAATCAGCCTTGCTTGCACTACCTATCAAACCAGCCGGTTAATATTAATCGGTGCTGCGCCAGAAACTAAAAAAATTTCAGCATTTTGGCGCATATTCGACCGGGCAATGGGGCTTTACTGCACACGCGATCGCATTTACTTAAGTTCTAAATATCAACTCTGGCAATTAGACAATGTGCTAACTGCGGGAGGGCAACATCAAGGTTACGATCGCTTATACATACCCCGCATCGCCTACACCACAGGCGATATCGACATCCATGATGTAGCTGTAGATAGCAGTGGACAAGTAATTTTTATCAGCACATTACTCAATTGTATAGCCACATTGAGCGATCGCCACAGTTGCAAACCTTTATGGAAACCACCCTTTATCTCACAATATATCAACGAAGATCGCTGTCACCTCAACGGTTTAGCAATGGTAGCGGGGGAGGCGAAATATGTCACGGCGTCGAGTCAGTCGGATGTTGTGGATGGGTGGCGCGATCGCCGACAAAACGGTGGCATAGTAATAGATATAGAATCAGATAATATCATCGTTACAGGATTATCAATGCCGCACTCACCTCGATGGTATCAAGACAAATTGTGGGTGCTGAATTCTGGTAGGGGAGAATTAGGATATGTGGATTTAGATACAGGGAACTTTCATGCGATCGCATTTTGTCCCGGCTATTTGCGAGGCTTAGCCTTTTGGCAAAACAGGGCAATAGTTGGACTTTCCAAGCCCAGAGGCGGTGACAAGACATTTAGCGGCTTAGAATTAGATGAATTGTTAATAAAAAAAGATGCCGAACCGCGCTGTGGTATCATGGTAATAGATATTAACACTGGAACAATAGTTCACTGGGTGCGATTTGAAGGAGTAGTTACAGAACTCTATGATGTGCAAATAATCCCCGAAGTGCAAAGAGCGATGGCTTTAGGTTTTCAGAGTGAAGAAATTGCTCAATTAATCACTTTGGAAGTTTAA
- a CDS encoding glycerol acyltransferase, which yields MDGLSLDDRNPDFIQLLLPVWEWLYRYYFRVQSDGWHHVPASGKMLVVGSHNGGIAVPDMFMFLYEWFRRYGTERLAYGLMHPTVWQVSPDIASMAVQCGALKAHPKMAIAALRQNAPVLVYPGGAQDVFRPHHLRDQIYFAGRKGFIKLALREEVPIIPIISHGAHDTLIVLGDLYEQIKQLHEWGMPWLLGIDPVVFPVYLGLPWGLGIGPLPNLPLPVQIRTRVCEPIVFEKYGSEAARDRDYVDACFDLVTNQMQEQLDCLVGN from the coding sequence TTGGACGGTCTATCTTTAGACGATCGCAATCCCGACTTCATTCAGCTTTTGTTGCCAGTCTGGGAATGGCTGTACCGCTACTATTTTCGCGTACAAAGCGACGGCTGGCACCACGTACCAGCGAGCGGAAAAATGCTCGTTGTCGGTTCTCACAATGGGGGAATCGCCGTTCCAGATATGTTTATGTTCCTCTACGAATGGTTCCGCAGGTACGGCACGGAACGCTTGGCCTACGGATTGATGCACCCGACGGTTTGGCAAGTTTCTCCTGATATTGCTAGCATGGCGGTTCAGTGTGGTGCCCTCAAGGCGCATCCGAAAATGGCGATCGCAGCTTTGCGCCAAAATGCCCCTGTTCTCGTCTATCCGGGCGGCGCCCAAGATGTTTTTCGCCCCCACCATTTGCGCGATCAAATCTACTTTGCCGGACGCAAGGGATTTATCAAATTAGCATTGCGAGAAGAAGTGCCAATTATACCAATAATATCCCACGGCGCCCACGATACTTTGATAGTTTTGGGAGATTTGTACGAACAAATTAAGCAATTGCATGAATGGGGGATGCCGTGGTTGTTGGGCATCGATCCAGTGGTATTTCCGGTGTATTTGGGATTGCCTTGGGGACTGGGTATTGGGCCTTTGCCGAACCTGCCTTTACCCGTGCAAATTCGGACTCGCGTCTGCGAACCGATTGTATTTGAGAAGTACGGTTCGGAGGCGGCGCGCGATCGCGATTATGTTGATGCTTGTTTCGATTTAGTTACAAATCAAATGCAAGAACAATTAGATTGTTTGGTTGGCAATTGA
- a CDS encoding SH3 domain-containing protein codes for MKNLSYWNKPAALLGAIAIAAGSLQANAANVATPSTSTASQDAENSSFEDSATFQIAQAGNICRTVTPKEGLTVRQNPDPKSPRVGGVAINTQVTVPQSATSVKASDGRLWIQITAPVKGYVATGYPNNEANLGSCTTASTISQTPSPSPAPAPAPAATPAPAPAATPAPSPSPAPAATPAPARTPSPAPAATPAPAPAATPAPAPAPAPAPAPAPAPAPAPAPAPAPAPAPAPAPAPAPAPAPAPAPAPAPATGPVSLCRQVEPRVAPRGLAIRTEPSKTAAVKGGVAANGQVTLVPNFQLVRDKNGEDRNWVEISAPVAGFISAGNLIMCK; via the coding sequence ATGAAAAACTTGAGTTACTGGAACAAACCCGCTGCATTGCTGGGCGCGATCGCCATCGCAGCCGGAAGTTTGCAAGCGAATGCGGCAAATGTTGCCACCCCATCAACATCCACTGCCAGTCAGGATGCTGAAAATAGTTCATTTGAAGATAGCGCCACCTTTCAAATAGCCCAAGCTGGCAACATTTGCCGCACAGTCACTCCCAAAGAAGGTTTGACCGTTCGCCAAAACCCAGATCCCAAATCCCCTAGAGTTGGCGGTGTAGCAATTAACACTCAGGTAACGGTGCCCCAAAGCGCTACTTCTGTTAAAGCCTCCGACGGCCGCCTGTGGATTCAAATTACCGCTCCTGTAAAAGGGTATGTAGCTACCGGATACCCCAACAACGAGGCTAATTTAGGTTCGTGCACGACAGCAAGCACAATTAGTCAAACTCCTTCCCCTAGTCCGGCACCCGCACCCGCACCGGCAGCGACACCAGCACCGGCACCTGCTGCGACACCAGCACCGAGTCCAAGTCCTGCACCGGCAGCGACACCTGCACCGGCACGGACTCCAAGTCCAGCACCGGCAGCGACACCAGCACCGGCACCGGCAGCGACACCAGCACCGGCACCGGCACCCGCACCAGCACCAGCGCCAGCACCAGCACCAGCACCAGCACCAGCACCAGCACCAGCGCCAGCACCAGCACCAGCACCAGCACCAGCACCAGCACCAGCACCAGCACCAGCACCAGCACCAGCACCAGCACCAGCAACGGGCCCCGTAAGTCTGTGCCGCCAAGTAGAACCTCGCGTAGCGCCGAGGGGTCTAGCTATCCGCACGGAGCCTTCAAAGACTGCTGCGGTTAAAGGTGGCGTAGCTGCTAACGGTCAAGTAACGCTTGTACCGAATTTCCAGTTAGTGAGAGATAAGAATGGAGAAGACCGCAATTGGGTTGAGATTTCAGCCCCTGTGGCCGGATTCATCTCGGCTGGAAATTTGATCATGTGCAAGTAA